A part of Nitrosopumilus sp. genomic DNA contains:
- a CDS encoding Mov34/MPN/PAD-1 family protein, whose protein sequence is MLFKKKKFERKVLLKQDVLDSILSFCQMKHPNEGILILKGKSKNGEIKIDGLVIPPFSETGPTFAGFPHSFLPFDMSYVGIVHSHPSGSAEPSVTDLHNFFGLVSMIVKSPYDDNSIFAWDSSGNSIPLEIE, encoded by the coding sequence GTGTTATTCAAAAAGAAAAAATTTGAACGTAAAGTTTTACTAAAACAAGACGTTCTTGACAGCATTTTATCCTTTTGTCAAATGAAGCATCCTAATGAAGGAATTTTGATTTTAAAAGGGAAATCAAAAAATGGTGAAATCAAGATTGATGGTTTGGTAATTCCTCCTTTTAGTGAAACTGGTCCCACTTTTGCTGGATTTCCTCATTCTTTCTTACCTTTTGACATGAGTTATGTTGGCATTGTACATTCTCATCCTAGCGGATCTGCAGAACCTTCTGTAACTGATTTACATAATTTCTTTGGATTGGTGTCTATGATTGTAAAATCTCCATATGATGATAATTCTATTTTTGCTTGGGATAGTAGTGGAAATTCAATCCCGCTTGAAATTGAGTAA